One Alicyclobacillus acidoterrestris DNA window includes the following coding sequences:
- a CDS encoding CTP synthase — MSTKYIFVTGGVVSGLGKGITAASLGRLLKNRGLNVTIQKFDPYINVDPGTMSPYQHGEVFVTDDGAETDLDLGHYERFIDNNLSQANNVTSGRIYWSVISKERRGDYLGGTVQVIPHVTNEIKERIMQAAKPDTDIVITEIGGTVGDIESQPFLEAIREMKGEVGRNNVLYIHVTLIPYLRMAGEVKTKPTQHSVASLRSIGISPNVIVCRTEVPLADDVKKKIALFCDTDEDSVVEARDADVLYEVPLMLRDQGLDDIVLRHFGIEAPAPDLDEWIAMVNRVKSLHREVTIAVVGKYVALPDAYASVIAALNHGGYENDAHVNIRWVHAEEVTQLNVDKLLAGVDGILVPGGFGDRGIEGKIVAAQYARERNIPYFGICLGMQIAVIEYARHVAGMDGAHTSEIDPQTPYPVIDLLPEQQDIEDKGGTMRLGAYPCRLREGSLAAAAYQADWVSERHRHRYEFNNEFRAKLEENGLVITGTSPDGRLVEIVEVPNHRWYVGVQFHPEFTSRPNRAQPLFREFIAASVAYQSER, encoded by the coding sequence ATGAGCACGAAATATATTTTCGTGACGGGCGGTGTCGTGTCCGGGCTTGGAAAAGGAATTACGGCCGCATCCTTGGGGCGATTGTTAAAAAATCGAGGCCTCAACGTCACGATTCAAAAGTTTGATCCATATATCAATGTCGACCCAGGTACAATGAGTCCATATCAGCACGGCGAGGTGTTTGTGACCGACGACGGCGCCGAAACGGACCTGGATTTAGGGCATTATGAGCGATTTATTGACAACAATTTGAGTCAGGCGAACAACGTCACCAGTGGCCGTATTTACTGGTCGGTCATCTCCAAGGAACGCCGCGGTGACTACCTTGGCGGCACGGTGCAAGTCATCCCTCACGTCACCAACGAAATCAAAGAACGGATTATGCAGGCTGCAAAACCGGATACCGATATTGTGATCACCGAGATTGGCGGCACGGTCGGTGACATCGAAAGCCAACCATTCCTCGAAGCGATTCGCGAGATGAAGGGTGAGGTTGGTCGCAACAACGTTCTCTACATCCACGTGACGTTGATTCCGTATTTGCGGATGGCCGGAGAAGTCAAAACGAAGCCGACACAGCACAGTGTCGCATCCCTGCGCAGCATTGGCATCAGCCCGAATGTGATTGTCTGTCGGACAGAGGTGCCACTGGCTGACGACGTCAAGAAAAAAATCGCCTTGTTCTGCGATACGGATGAAGATTCCGTCGTTGAAGCGCGCGATGCCGACGTCCTTTATGAAGTGCCGTTGATGCTGCGCGACCAAGGGCTGGACGATATTGTATTGCGTCACTTTGGCATTGAGGCACCGGCACCAGACCTCGACGAGTGGATTGCGATGGTCAACCGCGTCAAGTCTCTGCACCGCGAGGTGACGATTGCCGTCGTCGGTAAGTATGTCGCGCTGCCAGACGCCTATGCCAGCGTCATTGCGGCACTGAATCACGGCGGTTATGAGAACGATGCGCACGTCAATATCCGTTGGGTCCATGCAGAAGAGGTCACACAGTTGAATGTGGACAAGTTGTTGGCTGGCGTTGACGGGATTTTGGTACCAGGTGGATTCGGAGACAGAGGGATTGAAGGGAAGATTGTCGCAGCGCAATACGCGCGTGAACGCAATATCCCGTATTTCGGCATTTGTTTGGGAATGCAAATCGCCGTGATTGAGTACGCTAGGCACGTAGCTGGAATGGACGGCGCGCATACCAGTGAAATTGATCCGCAGACGCCGTATCCCGTCATCGATTTATTGCCGGAGCAGCAAGATATTGAGGACAAGGGTGGCACGATGCGTCTAGGCGCGTACCCTTGCCGGTTGCGCGAGGGTTCTTTGGCAGCCGCCGCTTATCAAGCGGATTGGGTTTCCGAACGCCACCGCCACCGCTATGAATTCAATAATGAATTCCGGGCCAAGTTGGAAGAGAATGGCCTCGTGATTACGGGCACCTCACCGGATGGCCGCCTCGTGGAGATTGTCGAGGTTCCAAACCATCGCTGGTATGTTGGCGTGCAATTCCACCCAGAATTCACGTCGCGCCCGAATCGCGCGCAACCGCTGTTCCGTGAATTTATCGCGGCCAGCGTCGCATATCAGTCGGAACGCTGA
- a CDS encoding enoyl-CoA hydratase/isomerase family protein, protein MAQENFVQLQFENQTAILTLNRPQQRNVLNRDVLSELGMHIAVLSGRRDIRTILLRGEGDAFSVGADIALLQEMNAQQAEQFARMGQRVFSALANLPQPTIALVHGFALGGGLELALACDVRICAETAQFGQPEVQLGVLPGFGGSQRLPRIIGVGRALHMMLSGSRIDAATALSYGLVTQVVPDDALLETGLAYAQGLHRMAPLALQYVKRAVHDGMEVDLQRGQSLEATLFGLVSATVDKQEGMRAFIEKRSPEFRGE, encoded by the coding sequence TTGGCACAAGAGAATTTTGTTCAGCTGCAGTTCGAGAATCAGACGGCGATTCTTACCCTCAACCGACCGCAACAACGAAACGTGCTCAATCGCGACGTATTGTCGGAGCTTGGCATGCACATTGCGGTGTTGTCCGGCCGCAGGGACATTCGGACCATTCTTCTGCGCGGTGAAGGCGACGCGTTTAGTGTTGGAGCGGATATCGCTTTGCTCCAGGAGATGAATGCGCAACAAGCGGAACAATTTGCACGGATGGGGCAGCGGGTCTTTAGTGCGCTCGCAAATCTACCACAGCCGACGATTGCGCTCGTTCATGGCTTTGCGTTGGGCGGCGGCCTGGAGTTGGCGTTGGCGTGTGATGTGCGTATTTGTGCAGAAACTGCGCAGTTTGGGCAGCCGGAGGTACAACTTGGCGTCCTGCCAGGCTTCGGAGGTAGTCAGCGGCTGCCGCGAATCATTGGAGTCGGTCGGGCGTTGCACATGATGTTATCCGGTTCGCGGATTGACGCCGCCACTGCGTTGTCGTACGGTTTGGTCACGCAGGTCGTACCCGATGATGCGTTGCTCGAGACGGGCTTGGCTTATGCACAGGGGCTGCATCGGATGGCTCCACTCGCTTTGCAGTATGTCAAGCGGGCGGTGCACGACGGGATGGAGGTAGATCTCCAGCGCGGTCAGTCCCTGGAGGCGACATTGTTTGGCCTCGTCAGCGCGACGGTGGACAAGCAGGAGGGCATGCGAGCGTTTATCGAGAAGAGATCGCCGGAGTTCCGTGGAGAGTAA
- a CDS encoding DUF1934 domain-containing protein: MHTNSGSGNQSMSPDKRTCVLTWVRRTDALQQPETEQISDVVWQQKAGAHYLSYEEPVSDAAGTVRTTLRLEADAITWIRHGVINWTHTFRAGEHHTSHMAMGPQSVSISTTTTSLHVDVGPNGGHATLVYAMQMAGEESDVALELTFEA; the protein is encoded by the coding sequence ATGCATACAAATTCAGGTTCAGGTAATCAGTCGATGTCGCCGGACAAGCGCACTTGTGTGCTCACATGGGTCCGGCGCACGGACGCACTGCAACAGCCGGAGACGGAACAGATTTCGGACGTCGTCTGGCAGCAGAAGGCCGGCGCGCACTACCTGTCGTACGAGGAACCTGTCTCGGACGCCGCTGGCACGGTGCGCACGACCTTGCGCCTCGAGGCGGATGCCATCACGTGGATTCGCCACGGCGTCATCAACTGGACGCACACCTTCCGCGCGGGCGAACACCATACGTCGCACATGGCGATGGGGCCGCAGTCGGTGTCCATTTCGACCACGACGACGAGCCTGCACGTAGACGTCGGGCCAAACGGCGGTCACGCTACCTTGGTCTACGCCATGCAGATGGCGGGCGAGGAGAGCGACGTCGCGCTTGAGCTCACGTTTGAGGCGTAA
- a CDS encoding (Fe-S)-binding protein translates to MRFAIQLILFILVFGTGVFLFATAVVDRYKFLRVAQEDNARTGRHGARIWSFITNVLLQKKVIAEPSGIGHLFIFWGFLVLVFGDLDFLVYHVSGWHFPWAGMAWYLFMQEMFSLFVIAAIIVAAFRRYIIRPMRTEPTLEAGLILGLITMLVVTYFVATGAEMAERGVFPGNASPVLNGIAHGFQGTSAGVLTIVAEIAFWVHVLCLTAFLYVIPRSKHSHMMGAMANWYFRRYDAPGKLRKLDLEDEQVEEFGVGQIHQFTWKQLLDGYACTECGRCHINCPATLSGKPLSPRNVILKMKDTITAEGPGLLAQMAAGAETLSSQPLFEGVFTEEEVWACTTCRACEEACPVANEHVQDIIDLRRYLVLTEGKASPEVNKVFQNLERQSNEWGISRRDRAKWVGELPVKTMAEVDGQAEYLFFVGTAASFDQRGQKIAQAFAKILLAAGVDFAILAEEEESDGDSARRLGNEFLYQEFVERNIETFRQYGVKKIITTDPHAYNTFKNEYPDFGFEAEVYHATEFAVQLLQQGRLQPTVALNQTVTYHDSCYLGRYNGIYDAPRLILQAIPGVKLVEMERHHNKSMCCGAGGGGMFKEETGTRINVLRAEQAIRTGATVIGTACPYCMTMMNDGTKAHGKEEEIQTYDVVELLAMSIAPAAE, encoded by the coding sequence ATGCGATTTGCGATTCAACTCATTCTATTTATTCTCGTGTTTGGAACCGGCGTATTTTTGTTTGCTACGGCGGTGGTGGACCGTTACAAATTCCTTCGTGTCGCACAGGAGGATAACGCGCGTACGGGACGGCACGGGGCGCGTATTTGGAGTTTTATCACCAACGTGCTTCTGCAGAAAAAGGTGATTGCAGAGCCCTCCGGCATTGGTCACCTGTTTATTTTCTGGGGCTTTCTAGTGCTCGTCTTTGGCGATTTGGATTTTCTCGTCTATCACGTGAGCGGTTGGCACTTTCCGTGGGCGGGTATGGCTTGGTATCTCTTCATGCAGGAAATGTTCTCGCTATTTGTAATTGCCGCAATCATCGTGGCGGCATTTCGCCGGTATATCATTCGTCCGATGCGGACTGAACCGACACTTGAGGCGGGATTGATTTTAGGCCTTATCACCATGCTGGTGGTGACGTATTTCGTCGCAACAGGTGCGGAGATGGCAGAACGCGGCGTGTTCCCGGGCAACGCGTCACCCGTGCTCAACGGTATTGCGCACGGGTTTCAAGGGACATCTGCAGGTGTGCTCACCATTGTGGCTGAAATCGCCTTTTGGGTGCACGTCCTGTGTCTGACGGCGTTTCTCTATGTCATCCCGAGATCGAAACATTCGCACATGATGGGCGCGATGGCGAACTGGTATTTCCGACGCTATGACGCTCCTGGTAAATTGCGTAAACTGGATTTGGAAGATGAGCAAGTCGAGGAGTTTGGTGTCGGGCAGATTCACCAATTCACGTGGAAGCAACTGTTGGACGGTTACGCCTGTACGGAATGTGGTCGCTGTCATATCAATTGCCCGGCTACGCTCAGCGGCAAACCGCTGTCGCCGCGAAATGTCATCCTGAAGATGAAAGATACCATCACGGCCGAGGGGCCTGGGCTATTGGCACAGATGGCGGCTGGCGCGGAGACGTTGTCGTCGCAACCACTGTTTGAAGGTGTCTTCACAGAAGAAGAGGTGTGGGCTTGCACGACGTGCCGCGCTTGTGAAGAAGCCTGCCCTGTCGCGAATGAGCACGTCCAGGACATCATTGATTTGCGCCGCTACCTGGTGTTGACAGAAGGCAAGGCTTCGCCAGAGGTCAACAAGGTGTTCCAAAACTTGGAGCGGCAGTCGAATGAGTGGGGGATTAGCCGGCGGGATCGGGCGAAGTGGGTAGGAGAACTGCCGGTCAAGACGATGGCGGAGGTCGATGGTCAGGCGGAGTACCTGTTCTTTGTCGGTACGGCGGCCTCGTTCGATCAGCGCGGTCAGAAAATTGCCCAGGCATTCGCCAAAATTCTTCTGGCGGCTGGCGTGGATTTCGCGATTTTGGCGGAGGAAGAGGAGAGCGACGGCGACTCCGCGAGGCGGCTTGGCAACGAGTTTTTGTATCAAGAGTTTGTCGAGCGCAATATCGAGACGTTCCGCCAGTATGGCGTCAAGAAGATTATCACGACCGATCCGCATGCGTATAACACGTTTAAAAATGAGTACCCGGACTTTGGATTTGAGGCGGAGGTCTATCACGCCACGGAGTTCGCCGTGCAGTTGCTGCAACAAGGGCGTCTTCAGCCGACGGTTGCACTCAATCAGACGGTCACCTACCACGACTCTTGCTATCTTGGGCGCTACAACGGCATATACGACGCTCCGCGTCTGATTTTACAGGCGATTCCCGGCGTCAAACTGGTCGAAATGGAACGGCATCACAACAAGAGCATGTGTTGTGGCGCGGGTGGCGGCGGGATGTTCAAAGAGGAGACAGGAACCCGCATTAATGTCCTGCGGGCCGAACAGGCGATTCGCACGGGCGCCACGGTGATTGGCACTGCTTGCCCGTATTGTATGACGATGATGAACGACGGTACGAAGGCGCACGGGAAGGAAGAAGAGATTCAAACGTACGACGTGGTGGAACTGTTGGCGATGTCGATCGCGCCTGCGGCCGAATAA
- the speB gene encoding agmatinase — translation MSFEFELAKPFAPEYSGNVFIGSSDDFAAAQAVIYGMPMDWTVSFRSGTRLGPTRIREVSLGLEEYSPYLDKDLADITYFDAGDIPLPFGNPEESVHRIYTYVRALYEAGKLPIGLGGEHLVSWGSIRAAAEKYPDLRVIHIDAHTDLRDHYEGQPFSHATVIKKVCDAIGPDKVYQFGIRSGTREEFAWARENTHFFPFELADPLQTVLPELHDKPIYVTWDIDVFDPATAPGTGTAEHGGIFAPEAFRAMRYLASLDVVGFDLVEVSPQIDPTEQTQILASKLIREALLAFVK, via the coding sequence ATGAGTTTTGAGTTCGAACTCGCAAAACCGTTCGCGCCTGAGTACAGCGGGAATGTGTTCATCGGATCGAGTGACGATTTCGCTGCCGCACAGGCCGTGATTTACGGGATGCCCATGGATTGGACCGTGTCGTTCCGCTCAGGCACGCGCCTGGGCCCGACGCGCATCCGCGAAGTCAGCCTCGGGCTCGAGGAATACAGCCCGTATCTAGATAAAGATCTCGCGGATATCACCTACTTTGACGCCGGTGATATTCCACTGCCATTCGGCAATCCCGAAGAGAGCGTGCACCGCATCTACACGTACGTGCGTGCGCTCTACGAAGCGGGCAAGTTGCCGATAGGGCTCGGTGGGGAGCATTTGGTCTCGTGGGGATCGATTCGAGCAGCCGCCGAAAAGTACCCGGACTTGCGCGTCATCCATATTGACGCACATACGGATTTGCGCGACCACTACGAAGGCCAGCCGTTTTCGCACGCGACGGTGATTAAGAAGGTATGTGACGCAATCGGGCCGGACAAGGTGTATCAGTTCGGCATTCGCTCCGGCACCCGTGAGGAGTTCGCCTGGGCGCGCGAAAACACGCATTTCTTCCCGTTTGAACTGGCAGATCCACTGCAGACCGTCTTGCCGGAACTTCACGACAAGCCGATTTACGTGACGTGGGATATTGACGTGTTCGATCCCGCCACAGCCCCTGGCACAGGCACCGCCGAGCATGGCGGCATCTTCGCGCCAGAAGCGTTCCGCGCGATGCGCTACTTGGCTTCGCTGGACGTCGTGGGCTTCGATTTGGTCGAGGTATCACCGCAGATTGACCCGACGGAACAGACGCAAATCCTCGCGTCGAAGCTGATTCGCGAGGCGTTGCTTGCGTTTGTCAAGTGA
- the rpoE gene encoding DNA-directed RNA polymerase subunit delta: MPLVELAYEILKAKKEPLYFRDIMKEIQELRNLTEEQFNDVIARVYTEINVDGRFICIGQNVWGLNRWYPTDKVAERLSGKKFIRKSGDAFSDDDDDLDDEYEDVEPVDADESDFDVPAADDEIDFDSGADDDDDALSDDDEEFEEDELYDEDDEDQAEEED; this comes from the coding sequence ATGCCGTTAGTGGAGCTTGCCTACGAGATCCTCAAGGCAAAGAAAGAGCCGCTTTATTTTCGCGATATCATGAAGGAAATCCAAGAGTTGCGCAATCTCACGGAGGAGCAGTTCAACGACGTGATTGCCCGGGTCTACACAGAGATCAACGTCGATGGTCGCTTCATCTGTATTGGTCAGAACGTGTGGGGGCTGAACCGTTGGTATCCAACTGACAAGGTAGCCGAACGGCTCAGCGGGAAGAAATTCATCCGCAAGTCCGGCGATGCCTTCAGTGACGATGACGACGATTTGGATGATGAGTACGAGGACGTCGAACCGGTGGATGCCGACGAGTCAGACTTTGACGTACCGGCCGCCGACGATGAAATTGACTTCGATTCGGGCGCGGATGACGACGATGATGCATTGTCGGACGACGACGAAGAGTTCGAGGAAGACGAGTTGTATGATGAAGACGATGAGGACCAAGCGGAAGAGGAAGACTAA
- a CDS encoding glycosyltransferase family 2 protein, translating to MNEPLVTVLIPAYNREQYVGQAIESIQRQTLQDFVCIVIDDGSTDHTRDVVETYRKLDRRIQCLALPENRGLGQALQAGLDAVRTRYFTILDSDDWYAPQTLETCLTAIEAASADVSLVCGNAVIWHEHPDGQLIQQAQQPGRAFDNQYDFILYGPTLVPRFLRTSTVREVGGFERDPITDGRMAEDRLLLLKLIHISRFIYVNDDLYNIRVHADNMTKPETRDKFIEVKRYIFTRMLKEWGDEYEPEFYIHPEGWLDIKALIPKR from the coding sequence ATGAACGAACCGCTCGTCACCGTCCTGATTCCTGCTTACAACCGGGAACAGTATGTTGGCCAAGCCATCGAAAGCATTCAACGGCAAACGCTGCAAGACTTTGTTTGCATCGTGATAGATGACGGATCCACTGACCATACTCGTGACGTCGTAGAGACGTATCGCAAACTCGACCGGCGCATTCAGTGCCTCGCGCTGCCCGAAAACCGCGGCCTCGGCCAAGCGCTGCAGGCGGGCCTAGACGCCGTGCGCACGCGTTACTTTACCATCCTCGACAGCGACGATTGGTATGCACCGCAAACGCTGGAAACCTGCCTGACGGCCATCGAGGCGGCCTCCGCCGACGTCTCCCTCGTCTGTGGCAACGCCGTCATCTGGCACGAACATCCAGACGGCCAGTTAATTCAGCAGGCGCAACAGCCAGGACGCGCATTTGACAATCAATACGATTTCATCCTCTACGGTCCCACCCTCGTCCCACGATTTTTGCGTACCTCGACGGTACGCGAGGTCGGTGGATTCGAGCGGGATCCCATTACTGACGGCCGCATGGCCGAAGACCGTCTGCTGCTGCTAAAGCTCATCCACATCAGCCGCTTTATTTACGTCAACGACGATCTGTACAATATACGCGTTCACGCGGACAACATGACCAAACCGGAAACCCGCGACAAGTTCATCGAGGTGAAACGATACATCTTCACGCGGATGCTCAAAGAGTGGGGAGACGAATACGAACCCGAGTTCTACATCCACCCGGAGGGCTGGCTGGACATCAAGGCCCTGATACCCAAGCGATAA